A genomic stretch from Candidatus Methanomassiliicoccus intestinalis Issoire-Mx1 includes:
- a CDS encoding methylated-DNA--[protein]-cysteine S-methyltransferase, protein MYYSKRCSSPVGEITLVCDDYNILGLWIKGQKYFGDTVSGEFTEDPDNEILNRGKSWLDDYFAGKKPEISSLPLAPIGGKFRQEVWKILMEIPYGEVTTYGKIAKEIIKRTGVTSMSSQAVGGAVGRNPISIIIPCHRVVGSNGSLTGYAGGIDVKMKLLEHEGVDMSKLFVPKTQTAL, encoded by the coding sequence ATCTATTATTCAAAGAGGTGCAGCTCTCCAGTAGGAGAAATTACTCTGGTATGTGATGATTATAACATTTTAGGGTTGTGGATAAAAGGACAAAAATACTTCGGTGACACAGTTTCAGGGGAATTTACAGAAGATCCGGATAATGAAATACTAAACAGGGGCAAGAGTTGGCTAGATGATTATTTTGCGGGAAAAAAACCTGAGATTTCAAGTCTTCCGCTGGCACCAATCGGTGGTAAGTTCCGTCAAGAGGTGTGGAAAATTCTCATGGAAATCCCATACGGGGAAGTTACTACTTATGGAAAAATTGCCAAAGAAATAATCAAACGCACTGGGGTAACAAGTATGTCTAGTCAGGCGGTAGGTGGAGCCGTAGGCCGCAATCCGATCTCAATCATAATACCATGTCACCGTGTTGTAGGGTCAAATGGTAGTTTGACTGGCTATGCCGGCGGTATTGATGTGAAAATGAAGCTGCTGGAACATGAGGGTGTAGATATGTCTAAACTCTTTGTACCTAAAACCCAAACCGCTTTGTGA
- a CDS encoding peptidylprolyl isomerase, with product MSEDNKIVKGDVISLDFSGYIEESNTLFDTTNEQIAQDNGVYDEKSTYAPISYLVGSGRIFPGLEEAIEGAELNKEYEITVPFEKGAGARDSRLVETISIRDFAKQDVQPYVGMEFQSRNRTGIVTAVTAGRVRVDYNSPLAGKNLKYVFTVVSKAQNDDEKIEGILKMDYGTSEGFSISISENVIEIVLPDVCKYDSNWGMAKYRVIADLREALGDKNVRFVEEYVKNVPKEDEPKEEERVPEEIAPEEIPPEEQ from the coding sequence ATGTCTGAGGATAATAAAATCGTTAAAGGGGATGTCATTAGTCTTGATTTCAGCGGCTATATCGAAGAGTCAAACACTCTTTTTGATACAACCAATGAGCAGATTGCTCAGGATAACGGCGTCTACGATGAAAAGTCAACATATGCTCCTATTTCCTATCTAGTAGGAAGCGGCAGAATCTTCCCCGGATTGGAAGAAGCCATTGAGGGAGCTGAGTTAAACAAGGAATACGAAATAACAGTTCCTTTTGAAAAGGGTGCTGGCGCAAGAGATTCCAGGCTTGTCGAGACAATCTCTATAAGAGACTTTGCAAAACAGGATGTACAGCCTTACGTTGGAATGGAATTTCAATCCCGTAACCGTACTGGTATCGTTACTGCTGTTACTGCCGGACGTGTTCGTGTAGATTACAACAGCCCTCTTGCAGGCAAGAATCTCAAATATGTATTCACAGTAGTTTCTAAGGCTCAGAATGACGATGAGAAAATTGAAGGCATCTTAAAGATGGACTATGGAACTTCTGAAGGATTTTCAATTTCAATTAGCGAAAACGTTATTGAGATAGTTCTCCCAGATGTCTGCAAATATGACTCTAACTGGGGTATGGCAAAATACCGTGTAATCGCAGATCTGAGAGAAGCACTCGGTGACAAAAATGTGAGGTTCGTTGAGGAATATGTTAAGAATGTTCCTAAGGAAGACGAGCCAAAAGAAGAAGAACGTGTCCCCGAAGAGATAGCTCCTGAAGAAATACCACCAGAAGAGCAGTAA
- a CDS encoding PHP domain-containing protein, translating into MSSCPGVQGKADLHVHTKYSGVHKMGPLRFPESVSDPVDVVKKAKAAGMDVVCITDHNSVTGAHRAVRDCKDIKDIGIVIGEEVSTADGEVLAYFIEDEIPAGLSAVETIERIREQGGLAIAPHPFSLHCPCLKDQIFDLDLDGIEILNGGHIDDYANAHAQEIGKKEYGRWALTGGSDSHCLKNIGATYTLFEGNTPEDLRKSILNKTTDADGEIILMNQAIAWSIEVIVHSDKLILRSFLGLDKEKIDDDPIIYKVHKMKLGQKLGALFGSLVYFTPPIPFIAGGLSKVIFKKLEKHGIDDSEMFDIFKPFP; encoded by the coding sequence ATGAGTTCATGTCCAGGCGTGCAAGGAAAAGCGGACCTCCATGTCCATACAAAATATTCGGGTGTTCATAAGATGGGCCCCCTGCGGTTTCCTGAATCTGTTTCAGATCCCGTAGATGTTGTTAAGAAAGCTAAAGCCGCAGGCATGGATGTTGTATGCATTACAGATCATAATTCCGTTACAGGAGCTCATAGAGCAGTAAGGGACTGTAAAGATATCAAAGATATTGGAATAGTAATAGGTGAAGAGGTCTCAACAGCAGATGGAGAAGTTCTTGCATATTTTATTGAAGATGAAATTCCTGCTGGACTTTCTGCAGTAGAAACGATTGAACGTATCAGAGAACAGGGAGGCTTGGCAATAGCTCCTCATCCATTCAGTCTTCACTGCCCATGTCTAAAAGATCAGATTTTTGATTTAGATCTGGATGGAATTGAAATCTTGAATGGCGGTCACATTGATGATTATGCTAATGCTCATGCACAAGAAATTGGAAAAAAAGAATATGGCAGATGGGCATTGACTGGTGGTTCTGATTCTCACTGTCTGAAAAATATTGGGGCTACATACACATTGTTTGAAGGAAATACTCCAGAAGACCTACGTAAAAGCATATTGAATAAAACTACTGATGCTGATGGAGAAATAATCCTCATGAACCAGGCAATAGCTTGGAGCATAGAAGTGATAGTCCATTCAGACAAATTAATACTACGTTCATTTTTAGGATTAGATAAGGAAAAGATAGATGACGACCCGATAATATACAAAGTTCACAAAATGAAACTTGGTCAAAAACTAGGAGCTCTTTTTGGATCACTGGTGTATTTCACTCCACCCATACCCTTCATCGCAGGCGGTCTGAGCAAGGTCATATTCAAGAAATTAGAAAAGCATGGCATTGATGATTCAGAAATGTTTGATATATTCAAGCCGTTCCCATAA
- a CDS encoding CBS domain-containing protein, with amino-acid sequence MDLTDIKKLRIKAGMSQSELAKKAGVSQAHIAKIETGKVDPRFSTVKRILECLQEEEKDHCTKYMTPTIYHVDTDNTAADAGRMMSEKAVSQLVVTHDDQIVGLITERDLLKFSGRLSEVMANEVMSDSPPVVSKTASSEVVKELLLEFPAVVVMDGKNPIGIITKSDIIESE; translated from the coding sequence ATGGATCTAACGGACATAAAGAAACTGAGGATAAAGGCTGGAATGAGCCAGAGTGAACTTGCTAAAAAAGCAGGAGTTTCGCAGGCCCATATTGCAAAAATAGAAACTGGAAAGGTAGACCCTCGATTCTCAACAGTAAAAAGAATTCTAGAATGCCTGCAAGAAGAAGAAAAAGATCACTGTACAAAATACATGACCCCCACGATATATCATGTAGATACTGATAATACAGCAGCCGATGCGGGTCGGATGATGAGTGAAAAAGCAGTTTCACAATTAGTAGTGACTCATGATGATCAGATAGTTGGACTCATAACTGAAAGAGACCTTTTGAAATTCTCTGGAAGACTGTCTGAAGTGATGGCAAACGAAGTTATGAGCGATTCGCCTCCAGTTGTCTCAAAAACAGCTAGTTCTGAAGTTGTGAAAGAACTATTACTGGAATTTCCAGCAGTCGTAGTTATGGACGGTAAAAATCCCATAGGCATTATAACAAAATCTGATATAATTGAGTCTGAATGA
- the metK gene encoding methionine adenosyltransferase: protein MGRHLFTSESVTEGHPDKLCDRISDAIVDAYLAQDPDAHMAIETMTTTGMIMVVGEVKADPKKIPALNIDKLVRETVKDIGYSSSEIGFDHEGCAVLVSLHDQSVDIDLGVSGGSVSKKLTGAGDQGLMFGYATNETPELMPLPISMAQKLAMQLAKVRKDGTLPWLRPDGKTQVTVEYEDGVPKRIDTIVVSTQHAPEINGKKKDADVQKIIHKAIMEKVIMPVCGDWVDKKTIYHINPTGRFVIGGPCGDSGLTGRKIIVDTYGGMGRHGGGAFSGKDPTKVDRSAAYMCRYIAKNIVAAGLANKVEVQLAYAIGVAEPVSVMVDTAGTGVVSDDKIADAVKETFDLTPDGIINTLKLKRPIYQKTSAYGHFGRNDPAFTWEKTDRVKDLKKACGVTKTKPKNPKDSTVMSV from the coding sequence ATGGGACGCCACTTATTTACTTCAGAGTCTGTAACAGAAGGACATCCTGACAAATTGTGCGATCGAATATCCGATGCTATAGTTGATGCTTATCTGGCACAAGACCCTGATGCACATATGGCCATTGAAACTATGACAACTACTGGAATGATCATGGTCGTAGGTGAGGTCAAAGCAGATCCGAAAAAGATACCAGCATTAAATATCGACAAACTGGTAAGAGAAACTGTAAAAGACATAGGCTATTCCTCATCTGAAATTGGTTTCGATCATGAGGGTTGCGCAGTTTTAGTTTCACTACACGATCAATCAGTTGATATTGACTTGGGCGTAAGCGGAGGAAGTGTAAGCAAGAAGCTTACCGGCGCCGGTGACCAGGGACTTATGTTTGGATATGCTACAAACGAAACACCAGAATTAATGCCGCTTCCAATTAGCATGGCTCAGAAACTTGCAATGCAGCTGGCAAAAGTCAGGAAAGATGGTACTCTGCCATGGCTCAGGCCTGATGGAAAAACACAGGTGACTGTAGAATATGAAGATGGAGTACCAAAGAGAATTGATACTATTGTAGTATCAACTCAGCACGCCCCTGAAATAAATGGAAAAAAGAAAGATGCCGATGTCCAGAAGATCATCCACAAAGCAATTATGGAAAAGGTAATAATGCCTGTCTGCGGAGATTGGGTTGATAAAAAGACAATCTACCACATAAACCCAACCGGGAGATTTGTTATCGGCGGACCATGCGGAGATTCAGGTCTTACTGGCAGAAAGATCATTGTTGATACATACGGTGGAATGGGAAGACACGGCGGAGGAGCTTTCTCTGGAAAAGACCCGACAAAAGTGGACCGCTCTGCAGCATATATGTGCAGATATATTGCAAAAAATATTGTTGCAGCAGGATTAGCCAACAAGGTAGAAGTGCAGCTTGCATATGCAATTGGAGTTGCAGAACCAGTATCCGTAATGGTTGATACAGCAGGAACTGGTGTTGTCTCAGATGATAAGATTGCTGATGCTGTGAAAGAGACTTTTGATCTTACTCCTGATGGCATAATCAACACACTCAAACTGAAGCGTCCTATCTATCAGAAGACTTCAGCATATGGTCACTTTGGAAGAAATGATCCTGCATTTACTTGGGAGAAAACTGACAGGGTAAAAGATCTTAAAAAGGCCTGCGGTGTCACCAAAACAAAGCCTAAAAACCCTAAAGACAGCACAGTAATGTCTGTCTGA
- a CDS encoding ribosome biogenesis/translation initiation ATPase RLI, giving the protein MRIAVLLRDHCQPKKCNTECIKYCPKVRTGVEAITMGDSGKPAISEELCAGCGICINKCPFEAIKIIGLPEELNTELMHQYGLNGFRIYRLPVPKKGAVTGILGPNGIGKTTSIKLLSGEETPNFGNYDNPPNREEVLSRLSGTELGDYLTKVYAGKVKTALKPQYVDKLPLVSKGVVKDLLSKVAERMTVDEAADLLELNEVINRPLDKLSGGELQRVAIAASIMKEADTYFFDEPSSYLDIYQRIKVARIIQDLSETKQVIVIEHDLAILDFLADSAYLVYGSEGAYGVFAQPRQVRTAINTYLDGYMREENIRFRDTQIRFESHPPRDSQMTAKLLEYGALECDYKEFKLTVDPGSIMIGESVGVVGPNAIGKTTFVKMLAGVQKPTLGELDSQVKVSYKPQYIAPDFDGTVRELFMTANSEFFESGFFESEIAHPLSLKRLYEKNVKTLSGGELQRVAIALCLSREAEIYLIDEPSAYLDSNQRMEAAKTIRRVMEKRGRSAMIIDHDIYFLDMVSDTMMVFEGKPGSEGRATGPYDMRDGMNKFLAKVDVTFRRDNDTDRPRINKPGSRLDREQKERGEYYYSTVSAPSA; this is encoded by the coding sequence ATGCGTATAGCCGTACTCCTGAGAGACCATTGTCAGCCAAAGAAATGCAACACAGAATGCATCAAGTATTGCCCTAAGGTAAGAACAGGGGTTGAAGCAATTACAATGGGAGACAGCGGAAAGCCTGCTATCTCAGAAGAACTATGTGCTGGCTGCGGGATATGCATAAACAAATGTCCTTTTGAAGCAATCAAGATAATAGGTCTTCCAGAGGAGCTTAATACAGAGCTTATGCATCAGTATGGCTTGAACGGTTTCAGGATATATAGACTGCCAGTGCCTAAGAAAGGGGCAGTCACTGGTATATTAGGGCCTAATGGTATTGGAAAGACCACATCCATAAAACTCCTGTCAGGTGAAGAAACACCAAATTTTGGGAACTATGATAACCCACCAAACAGAGAAGAAGTACTTTCCAGGCTCTCAGGAACAGAATTAGGCGATTATCTTACAAAAGTGTATGCGGGGAAAGTTAAAACCGCTCTCAAACCGCAGTATGTAGATAAACTTCCGCTGGTCAGCAAAGGAGTCGTCAAAGACCTCCTGAGCAAAGTTGCAGAGAGAATGACAGTAGATGAAGCTGCAGATCTTCTTGAGCTGAATGAAGTGATAAATAGACCACTGGATAAATTGTCTGGAGGAGAACTGCAGAGAGTTGCTATTGCAGCGTCCATCATGAAAGAAGCAGATACATATTTTTTCGATGAACCTTCGTCATACCTCGATATATATCAAAGAATCAAAGTTGCAAGGATTATTCAGGATCTTTCAGAAACAAAACAAGTAATTGTAATTGAACATGATTTAGCAATTCTAGATTTCTTGGCAGACAGCGCATATTTAGTATACGGTTCAGAAGGTGCTTACGGTGTATTTGCACAGCCAAGGCAGGTAAGAACGGCAATCAACACATATCTGGATGGGTACATGAGAGAAGAAAACATAAGATTCAGAGACACCCAGATAAGATTTGAAAGTCATCCTCCAAGGGATAGTCAGATGACTGCGAAACTCCTTGAATATGGAGCTTTAGAGTGTGATTATAAAGAGTTTAAACTTACAGTTGACCCGGGGTCCATAATGATCGGCGAATCTGTAGGTGTTGTCGGACCTAATGCGATTGGTAAGACTACATTCGTAAAGATGCTAGCCGGAGTGCAAAAACCAACATTGGGAGAGTTAGACAGTCAAGTGAAAGTTTCATACAAACCGCAGTACATTGCTCCAGATTTTGACGGCACAGTGAGAGAATTGTTTATGACTGCAAACTCTGAATTCTTCGAATCAGGTTTCTTTGAGAGTGAAATAGCTCATCCCCTGAGTTTAAAAAGATTGTACGAAAAAAATGTTAAAACACTGTCAGGAGGAGAACTGCAGAGAGTTGCTATTGCACTCTGTCTTTCGAGGGAAGCCGAAATATACCTCATTGATGAACCGTCAGCATATCTAGATTCAAACCAGAGAATGGAAGCTGCTAAAACCATCAGGAGAGTTATGGAAAAAAGAGGCCGCAGCGCTATGATCATTGACCATGATATTTACTTCCTGGACATGGTATCAGATACAATGATGGTTTTTGAAGGAAAACCAGGCAGTGAAGGAAGAGCCACCGGACCGTATGATATGAGAGACGGCATGAATAAGTTCCTAGCTAAGGTAGATGTAACGTTTAGAAGGGACAATGACACAGATCGTCCCAGAATCAACAAACCAGGATCAAGATTAGATAGGGAACAAAAAGAGAGGGGAGAGTACTATTACTCTACAGTCTCTGCTCCCTCAGCTTAA
- a CDS encoding CehA/McbA family metallohydrolase has translation MNADLHVHSVHSNDGKQTVAEILNECRVKNIGAVALTDHNEIGAWEDVGDVSDIIIIKGIEVTTSEGHILAYGVDKLIPRNLPIKDTVDMIHEAGGIAVAAHPYRWWSGIGGENVDGMGFDAVESINGRSLKSSNYRALKLAKKLNLPIVGGSDAHTSPSVGRTFTVIPDECKNEKDVIAAILNKQTQTGGDHRTKLSSLKYVGLNILRWMRRGFKKM, from the coding sequence ATGAATGCAGATCTGCACGTCCACTCCGTGCATTCTAATGATGGGAAACAAACCGTCGCAGAAATTCTAAATGAATGCAGAGTGAAAAATATTGGTGCTGTAGCACTTACAGACCACAATGAAATAGGCGCCTGGGAAGATGTCGGTGATGTCTCTGATATAATCATTATTAAAGGCATCGAAGTTACCACATCTGAAGGGCACATTTTAGCATACGGAGTGGATAAGCTGATCCCCAGAAATCTACCGATAAAAGATACGGTAGATATGATACATGAAGCAGGTGGTATTGCCGTAGCGGCTCACCCATACAGATGGTGGTCAGGCATAGGGGGAGAAAACGTTGATGGCATGGGGTTCGATGCCGTTGAGAGCATCAATGGACGATCTCTGAAAAGCAGCAATTACAGAGCTCTTAAGCTTGCAAAAAAACTTAACTTGCCAATAGTCGGAGGATCGGATGCACACACATCGCCTTCCGTAGGAAGAACCTTTACAGTCATCCCTGATGAATGTAAAAATGAAAAAGACGTTATCGCAGCTATATTGAATAAACAGACACAAACGGGCGGAGACCACCGCACTAAACTGTCATCGCTGAAGTATGTGGGACTGAATATTCTGCGTTGGATGCGCCGTGGATTCAAAAAAATGTGA
- the metG gene encoding methionine--tRNA ligase, translated as MSKVLICAAWPYANSPIHLGHIAGSLLSPDIFSRYNRLKGNEVLMVSGSDQHGTPITVKADREGVTPKEIAERYHEINKKAIEGMGIEFSLFTKTHTENHAKIVSEIFLSLLDKGYLIKKSTPQYYCPHCMKFLPDRYVEGVCPICGNEKARGDQCEKCGNTFESGGLNDAKCVHCSTTPEMKETEHFFLKLSEFQKPLTDWLENKQDWKNSVQLFTKNWLDEGLHDRAITRDMSWGIPVPLENWEGKSIYVWFEAVIGYLSASIEWAKKSGNPDAWKDYWTDPEVKSYYFLGKDNIPFHTIIWPAILMAYGGLNMPYDVPANEFLTFKGDKMSKSRGMSIDIPSMLEKYDSDSIRYYASINMPENKDADFSWSEFVTKNNNELVATLGNFYHRSLSFTHKHFGEIPEYKGSAEEEEKISAAISAAAKEVEENLDKCEFKRALKAVMELAQFGNRYFDACAPWALIKKDKEECGSALNLNLRLVKALAILSNPFLPRSSKGAWNLLGYDNTIYDEGWKSLNIPPAEHQKLRSPAPLFTKMEPIEEETNKFGGFSSLNLKVGKIVSVDDHPNADSLFLLQVDIGHEIQVVAGLKKYYSKEEMLNRRVVVVSNLKPAKLRGCESQGMLLAADAGEELVMLLSAPEESEPGEAVNSGLPQNEKRIEFKDFQKLTLRIGSIQGNKVDIGREISADVREGDCGKVAVFLPSEDSDEGLILRTESGRAVSVGSEMPNGANIR; from the coding sequence ATGAGCAAGGTACTCATATGCGCAGCGTGGCCATACGCAAATTCACCCATTCATCTTGGACACATAGCAGGATCTCTGCTTTCTCCAGACATATTTTCTAGATATAACCGTCTGAAAGGCAATGAAGTTTTGATGGTATCTGGATCAGATCAACATGGTACACCAATAACTGTCAAAGCAGACAGGGAAGGGGTTACACCAAAAGAAATCGCCGAGCGTTACCATGAAATCAACAAAAAAGCCATAGAAGGAATGGGTATTGAATTTTCACTGTTCACAAAAACTCACACGGAAAATCATGCAAAAATTGTCAGTGAGATTTTCTTAAGCTTGCTGGATAAGGGTTACCTAATCAAAAAAAGCACCCCGCAGTACTATTGCCCACACTGCATGAAGTTTCTCCCGGACAGGTATGTAGAAGGCGTCTGCCCAATATGTGGAAATGAAAAAGCAAGAGGAGATCAATGCGAAAAGTGCGGCAATACATTTGAAAGCGGAGGATTGAACGATGCAAAATGTGTACACTGCTCTACAACTCCAGAAATGAAAGAAACAGAACATTTCTTTCTTAAGTTATCAGAGTTTCAAAAACCTTTGACTGACTGGCTGGAGAACAAACAGGACTGGAAAAATTCAGTACAGTTATTTACTAAAAACTGGCTTGATGAGGGACTACACGACAGAGCAATCACAAGAGACATGTCCTGGGGAATACCGGTTCCTCTTGAAAACTGGGAAGGAAAAAGCATATATGTCTGGTTCGAAGCCGTTATCGGATATTTATCAGCATCAATAGAGTGGGCCAAGAAAAGCGGAAACCCTGATGCATGGAAAGATTACTGGACAGATCCAGAAGTGAAAAGTTATTACTTTTTAGGGAAAGACAATATTCCATTTCATACGATCATATGGCCGGCAATCCTGATGGCATATGGAGGACTCAATATGCCATATGATGTCCCGGCAAATGAGTTTCTTACATTCAAAGGAGACAAGATGTCCAAAAGCAGAGGGATGTCAATTGATATTCCATCAATGCTGGAAAAGTACGATTCAGATTCAATACGTTACTATGCTTCAATAAACATGCCTGAAAACAAAGACGCTGACTTTTCATGGAGCGAATTTGTAACCAAAAACAACAACGAGCTTGTAGCTACACTTGGAAACTTCTACCACCGCTCATTGAGCTTTACACACAAACACTTTGGAGAAATTCCAGAATATAAAGGAAGTGCAGAGGAAGAAGAGAAGATATCTGCTGCTATTTCTGCAGCTGCTAAAGAAGTAGAAGAAAACCTAGATAAATGCGAGTTTAAGCGGGCATTGAAAGCTGTAATGGAATTGGCTCAGTTTGGAAACCGTTACTTTGATGCATGCGCACCGTGGGCACTCATTAAGAAAGATAAAGAGGAGTGTGGTTCAGCGCTTAACTTAAACCTTAGGCTAGTAAAGGCCCTTGCAATACTAAGCAATCCATTCCTGCCGCGTTCATCGAAAGGTGCATGGAATTTGTTGGGATATGACAACACCATATACGATGAAGGGTGGAAATCACTAAACATTCCTCCTGCAGAGCATCAAAAATTAAGAAGCCCTGCGCCATTATTCACAAAGATGGAACCTATTGAAGAAGAAACTAACAAATTCGGCGGATTCAGTTCACTGAATCTGAAAGTAGGGAAAATAGTAAGCGTAGATGATCATCCTAATGCAGATTCACTGTTTCTGCTGCAAGTTGATATAGGACACGAGATTCAGGTCGTTGCCGGTCTTAAAAAGTACTATTCAAAAGAAGAAATGCTGAACCGCAGGGTAGTTGTAGTCTCGAACTTGAAGCCTGCTAAGCTGAGAGGATGTGAATCACAGGGAATGCTTCTAGCTGCCGATGCCGGAGAAGAATTAGTCATGCTACTCTCTGCACCTGAAGAATCTGAACCTGGAGAAGCTGTCAACAGCGGACTGCCTCAAAATGAAAAGCGCATAGAGTTCAAAGATTTCCAAAAACTCACACTGCGCATAGGAAGCATTCAGGGAAATAAAGTTGATATTGGACGAGAAATAAGCGCTGATGTTAGAGAAGGAGACTGTGGCAAAGTGGCAGTATTCCTTCCATCAGAAGATTCCGATGAGGGACTCATACTGAGAACTGAATCTGGGAGAGCAGTCTCGGTCGGCAGCGAGATGCCGAATGGAGCGAATATCAGATGA